In one window of Phyllopteryx taeniolatus isolate TA_2022b chromosome 23, UOR_Ptae_1.2, whole genome shotgun sequence DNA:
- the atp1b2a gene encoding sodium/potassium-transporting ATPase subunit beta-2a, whose amino-acid sequence MSAAKQEARKGSGEWREFFWNPRTHELLGRTAASWGLILLFYLVFYLFLAGMFTLTMYIMLLTLDDYKPTWQDRLVTPGMMIRPRGNQLELTYSLSETQSWEGFVQNLDSFLSPYDDNRQVQMNNNCPPDQYFIQEDSGEVRNNPKRSCQFNRSMLEDCSGLPDRFYGYSRGQPCVLIKLNRVIGMLPGKDGQSPFVTCAAKREDSDKMGPLSYFPANGTFNLMYYPYYGKKAQVNYTQPLVAVKFLNASLNTDIDVECKITSNSLDPGSERDKFAGRVSFKLRIDDK is encoded by the exons atgtcCGCCGCCAAGCAGGAGGCCCGCAAGGGCTCGGGCGAGTGGCGAGAGTTCTTCTGGAACCCGCGCACGCACGAGCTGCTCGGTCGAACCGCGGCCAGCTGGG GTCTGATCCTGCTTTTCTACCTGGTCTTCTACCTGTTTCTGGCCGGGATGTTCACTCTCACCATGTACATCATGCTGCTGACGCTGGACGACTACAAGCCCACCTGGCAGGACCGCCTAGTCACCCCAG GGATGATGATTCGTCCGAGGGGCAACCAGCTGGAGCTCACCTATTCTCTGTCGGAGACGCAAAGCTGGGAAGGCTTCGTGCAAAATCTCGACTCGTTTTTGTCCC CATACGACGACAACCGGCAGGTTCAGATGAACAACAACTGCCCTCCGGATCAATACTTCATCCAAGAGGACAGTGGAGAG GTTCGGAATAATCCAAAGCGTTCCTGTCAGTTCAATCGGTCAATGTTGGAGGACTGCTCGGGGCTTCCCGATCGTTTCTACGGTTACAGCCGAGGACAGCCCTGCGTGCTGATCAAACTCAACCGG GTGATCGGGATGTTGCCGGGAAAGGACGGACAGTCACCTTTTGTCACCTGTGCCGCCAAA agggAGGACAGCGATAAAATGGGACCTCTGTCTTATTTTCCTGCAAATGGAACCTTCAACCTCATGTATTACCCTTATTATGGCAAGAAAGCTCAG GTGAACTACACTCAGCCGCTGGTGGCCGTCAAGTTCCTGAACGCGTCTCTCAACACCGACATCGACGTCGAGTGCAAAATCACCTCCAACTCGCTCGACCCCGGCAGCGAGCGGGACAAATTCGCCGGCCGCGTGTCCTTCAAGCTACGAATCGACGACAAGTAG
- the eif4e2rs1 gene encoding eukaryotic translation initiation factor 4E family member 2 related sequence 1 isoform X4, translating into MDPLECPNEGLEETRCRPDSRQVSNNSNCCKVHLEVTAASCPQSVAVSPCVRVTCLDADGGAVLEVLQSSGASRRAEWTQRLPLVQGGHQAYVGGSVSSSQDEYNRSGGKWIIRLRKGLASRFWENIILAMVGEQFMVGEEICGAVVSIRFQEDFLSIWNRTSSDHITTSRIRDTLRRVLNLPANTIMEYKTHNDSLRDNSSFRNTKMSL; encoded by the exons ATGGACCCGCTGGAGTG TCCAAACGAAGGCCTGGAAGAGACGAGATGTCGTCCCGACAGCAGACAAGTCTCCAACAACAGCAATTGTTGCAAGGTGCACCTTGAAGTCACCGCCGCGTCATGCCCGCAGTCTGTCGCTGTGTCTCCATGTGTGCGTGTCACGTGTCTCGATGCAGACG GTGGAGCAGTTCTGGAAGTTCTACAGTCATCTGGTGCGTCCAGGAGAGCTGAGTGGACACAGCGACTTCCACTTGTTCAAGGAGGGCATCAAGCCTATGTGGGAG GGTCCGTGTCGTCCTCTCAGGACGAGTACAACCGCAGCGGGGGCAAGTGGATCATCCGGCTTCGGAAAGGGCTAGCGAGCCGATTTTGGGAGAACATCATTCTCGCCATGGTGGGGGAGCAGTTCATGGTGGGGGAGGAAATCTGCGGCGCCGTCGTATCGATACGCTTCCAG gAGGACTTCCTTTCAATCTGGAACAGGACGTCCAGTGATCACATCACAACGTCCAGAATCAGAGACACTTTAAGACGGGTTCTCAACCTTCCTGCCAACACCATCATGGAGTACAAGACTCACAATGACAGCCTCAG GGACAACTCCAGCTtcagaaacacaaaaatgtcCTTATGA
- the eif4e2rs1 gene encoding eukaryotic translation initiation factor 4E family member 2 related sequence 1 isoform X1 produces the protein MDPLECPNEGLEETRCRPDSRQVSNNSNCCKVHLEVTAASCPQSVAVSPCVRVTCLDADGESRRRGTPPPVQLHFLVQSKNTESSREHAELRAKHPTDWHCGIGGAVLEVLQSSGASRRAEWTQRLPLVQGGHQAYVGGSVSSSQDEYNRSGGKWIIRLRKGLASRFWENIILAMVGEQFMVGEEICGAVVSIRFQEDFLSIWNRTSSDHITTSRIRDTLRRVLNLPANTIMEYKTHNDSLRDNSSFRNTKMSL, from the exons ATGGACCCGCTGGAGTG TCCAAACGAAGGCCTGGAAGAGACGAGATGTCGTCCCGACAGCAGACAAGTCTCCAACAACAGCAATTGTTGCAAGGTGCACCTTGAAGTCACCGCCGCGTCATGCCCGCAGTCTGTCGCTGTGTCTCCATGTGTGCGTGTCACGTGTCTCGATGCAGACGGTGAGTCCCGCCGCAGGGGAACACCCCCTCCAGTACAACTACACTTTCTGGTACAGTCGAAGAACACCGAGTCGTCCCGCGAGCACGCAGAGTTACGAGCAAAACATCCGACGGATTGGCACTGTGGCATCG GTGGAGCAGTTCTGGAAGTTCTACAGTCATCTGGTGCGTCCAGGAGAGCTGAGTGGACACAGCGACTTCCACTTGTTCAAGGAGGGCATCAAGCCTATGTGGGAG GGTCCGTGTCGTCCTCTCAGGACGAGTACAACCGCAGCGGGGGCAAGTGGATCATCCGGCTTCGGAAAGGGCTAGCGAGCCGATTTTGGGAGAACATCATTCTCGCCATGGTGGGGGAGCAGTTCATGGTGGGGGAGGAAATCTGCGGCGCCGTCGTATCGATACGCTTCCAG gAGGACTTCCTTTCAATCTGGAACAGGACGTCCAGTGATCACATCACAACGTCCAGAATCAGAGACACTTTAAGACGGGTTCTCAACCTTCCTGCCAACACCATCATGGAGTACAAGACTCACAATGACAGCCTCAG GGACAACTCCAGCTtcagaaacacaaaaatgtcCTTATGA
- the eif4e2rs1 gene encoding eukaryotic translation initiation factor 4E family member 2 related sequence 1 isoform X2: MDPLECPNEGLEETRCRPDSRQVSNNSNCCKTVSPAAGEHPLQYNYTFWYSRRTPSRPASTQSYEQNIRRIGTVASVEQFWKFYSHLVRPGELSGHSDFHLFKEGIKPMWEDEYNRSGGKWIIRLRKGLASRFWENIILAMVGEQFMVGEEICGAVVSIRFQEDFLSIWNRTSSDHITTSRIRDTLRRVLNLPANTIMEYKTHNDSLRDNSSFRNTKMSL; encoded by the exons ATGGACCCGCTGGAGTG TCCAAACGAAGGCCTGGAAGAGACGAGATGTCGTCCCGACAGCAGACAAGTCTCCAACAACAGCAATTGTTGCAAG ACGGTGAGTCCCGCCGCAGGGGAACACCCCCTCCAGTACAACTACACTTTCTGGTACAGTCGAAGAACACCGAGTCGTCCCGCGAGCACGCAGAGTTACGAGCAAAACATCCGACGGATTGGCACTGTGGCATCG GTGGAGCAGTTCTGGAAGTTCTACAGTCATCTGGTGCGTCCAGGAGAGCTGAGTGGACACAGCGACTTCCACTTGTTCAAGGAGGGCATCAAGCCTATGTGGGAG GACGAGTACAACCGCAGCGGGGGCAAGTGGATCATCCGGCTTCGGAAAGGGCTAGCGAGCCGATTTTGGGAGAACATCATTCTCGCCATGGTGGGGGAGCAGTTCATGGTGGGGGAGGAAATCTGCGGCGCCGTCGTATCGATACGCTTCCAG gAGGACTTCCTTTCAATCTGGAACAGGACGTCCAGTGATCACATCACAACGTCCAGAATCAGAGACACTTTAAGACGGGTTCTCAACCTTCCTGCCAACACCATCATGGAGTACAAGACTCACAATGACAGCCTCAG GGACAACTCCAGCTtcagaaacacaaaaatgtcCTTATGA
- the eif4e2rs1 gene encoding eukaryotic translation initiation factor 4E family member 2 related sequence 1 isoform X3 yields MSSRQQTSLQQQQLLQDGESRRRGTPPPVQLHFLVQSKNTESSREHAELRAKHPTDWHCGIGGAVLEVLQSSGASRRAEWTQRLPLVQGGHQAYVGGSVSSSQDEYNRSGGKWIIRLRKGLASRFWENIILAMVGEQFMVGEEICGAVVSIRFQEDFLSIWNRTSSDHITTSRIRDTLRRVLNLPANTIMEYKTHNDSLRDNSSFRNTKMSL; encoded by the exons ATGTCGTCCCGACAGCAGACAAGTCTCCAACAACAGCAATTGTTGCAAG ACGGTGAGTCCCGCCGCAGGGGAACACCCCCTCCAGTACAACTACACTTTCTGGTACAGTCGAAGAACACCGAGTCGTCCCGCGAGCACGCAGAGTTACGAGCAAAACATCCGACGGATTGGCACTGTGGCATCG GTGGAGCAGTTCTGGAAGTTCTACAGTCATCTGGTGCGTCCAGGAGAGCTGAGTGGACACAGCGACTTCCACTTGTTCAAGGAGGGCATCAAGCCTATGTGGGAG GGTCCGTGTCGTCCTCTCAGGACGAGTACAACCGCAGCGGGGGCAAGTGGATCATCCGGCTTCGGAAAGGGCTAGCGAGCCGATTTTGGGAGAACATCATTCTCGCCATGGTGGGGGAGCAGTTCATGGTGGGGGAGGAAATCTGCGGCGCCGTCGTATCGATACGCTTCCAG gAGGACTTCCTTTCAATCTGGAACAGGACGTCCAGTGATCACATCACAACGTCCAGAATCAGAGACACTTTAAGACGGGTTCTCAACCTTCCTGCCAACACCATCATGGAGTACAAGACTCACAATGACAGCCTCAG GGACAACTCCAGCTtcagaaacacaaaaatgtcCTTATGA